The Patescibacteria group bacterium sequence CTTGCAATCCTTGCATAAATCTTTACTTTTTTCCTGATAAAACTTTTTCAAAACTTTGATATATTCTACTCGACTGTCAGTGTCCCCTACGCTATTTAGGTGTATTTCTATATCTAACCCCAATTCTTTTAAAATAAAATAAGAGACAGCAATCATCTCAGCATCTACCACTGGATCATCATCGCCTATTGCTTCAAAACCAAACTGCCAAAACTGTCGATAACGTCCAGCTTGAGGATTATCGTGTCTAAATTGAGGACCAATATAAAAAAGTTTTACTGGCTGAGGCAGGTTGAGCATACCGTGCTCAATATAAGACCTGACGACACTGGCTGTGTTTTCCGGACGCAAAGAAATTTTGTCACCACCCTGAGTAACAAAAGAATACATTTCTTTATTTACTACATCTGTTGATTCGCCTACTGTTCTTTTAAAAAGATTGGTAAATTCTACAATCGGTGTATCAATTCTAGAAAATCCATAATTTTTAGCAAAATTATCTACCACCTTACGTACAAAATTCCAATACACCTGTTCATCCGGCAAAATATCTTTCATACCCTTTATCAATTGCACACTAGCCTTTTTTCTTTTAGTTGCCATAATAATATTATTTTAATAACTTGGTAAATTAAAAGTATTCAGTCTGTCTAATGGCCAACCTCTAAACCATACTCGGCCGACTATACCGCTTTTTTGTATAGGACCAAGCTGCCTGGAATCAAGACTATTGACCCTGTTATCTCCCATGGCAAAATACTCATCCAAGCCCAAAGTAATTTTGGGATGATCATCAGAAGAAAAATTAGCAATATAAGATTCTTCTAATATTTTATCATTAATATAAACACGGCCAGCTTTTAATTCTACTTCTTCTCCGGGCAGGCCTATGACTCTTTTTATAAAATAAGCCCTAGTATTTCTAGGATCTTTTAAAATAATAACCTCACCTCTTTGAGGACTATTAAAACGATATGATATCTCATCAATAACCAAATATTCGTTTTGATAAAAATTTGGCTCCATAGATGCACCTTCTACATAAAAAGGCTGAACTAAAAATAATCTTATTGGCAATATAATAGCCAAAGAAATCAAAACCACTTTGACCACTTCAAAGATTAAAATAGCAAATTTTTTGGCCCAACTAATGCTTGGTTCTTCGTCATTTTCAGAAAAATGGCTAAGATCAAAGTCTTGACCCTCTAAAGAGTTCTCTTCTAAAGAGCCCTCTTTTTCTAAATGTTCTTCTTGTGACATAAATATATCTTTTATTTTAGACGATTAATAGGCTTATTATACACAAAGTATCTACTAAAATCAACAGCAAAAAAGCTTAAAAATAAAAGGGAAAAGCTAACTTTTATAAGTTGACTTTAATGTCTTTTATTAGTATAATTCATATACTCTACGGGTGCAAAATTCATGGATTTTAAAAAACGGAAAATTAATCTTTTGGACGAGGCCAGTCAACATGGTATATACAATCAAGACAGCTACCATGAACCTAGTAAAAATACTGGTCCGGCCATAAAAAAAGAAAAGAAAAAATCTTCAGGAAAAAGAAAATGTCTTTCCTGCTTTTTTATATTCCTGATTATTACATTCTTTACTATGGCCAGTATTGTTTCGGCTGATAACGATAGTTTCTTAGCCGGAGTAAAAAATAGTTATTTAGTTAGGCAAATCACTCATATAATATCTAGCAAAGAAAAATACCTAGAAGGAGAAAAAGAAGATAGAATAAATTTTGTTTTGATGGGTATGGGTGGCGAAGGCCACAATGGGCCGTATCTGACAGACACGCTAATGATAGCTAGCTTCCAGCCAAGCACCAAAGAAGCCGCTATATTTTCATTGCCCCGCGATATGATAGTGCCTATTACTCCAGGCAATTACAAAAAAGTAAACTCTGTTTATACAATTG is a genomic window containing:
- the lepB gene encoding signal peptidase I; protein product: MSQEEHLEKEGSLEENSLEGQDFDLSHFSENDEEPSISWAKKFAILIFEVVKVVLISLAIILPIRLFLVQPFYVEGASMEPNFYQNEYLVIDEISYRFNSPQRGEVIILKDPRNTRAYFIKRVIGLPGEEVELKAGRVYINDKILEESYIANFSSDDHPKITLGLDEYFAMGDNRVNSLDSRQLGPIQKSGIVGRVWFRGWPLDRLNTFNLPSY